From bacterium, the proteins below share one genomic window:
- a CDS encoding sulfite exporter TauE/SafE family protein, with protein MKRVFLLLVLLAGTLCPASPLRAHSRDMQNLERLTELRLRPDGVDLRVGLQYREFPGLAVRGAMDSDADGVISPQEQGRYLAALRDSLLGNVSLSLNGTALRLEPSTEPQVEYFGPPRRLPQHLDLTFDYSAVCSVPADSTHPSLLSLENRNDRPEPGRESFVLIAEEAVRVVWTSLDSTASPVGPESLRRVRLGFSRVEGAALERGTQGASPWRLVLDRWTERAAGGTASSPPVAAGHSEEEGKRQGAFQNRVSRFFEQGSAGGAALWLLLLAAFVYGGFHALEPGHAKTITAVYLLGSGQRWPRALLLALTVTLTHTGGVFLLALVTSLAWGGAPGPAVQAALGGISGAIILALGLQRLRAGAAGHTHPHSHPHPHGHAHSEAGEHSHAHDEKGSKRGVIWLGVAGGLAPCPGALWIYFLALGFGRPALAVLLILALSLGLAAVLVTVGLVSLYLGDIFAAGKGAAPAWVTRSRSLSALWRAGAKAFHAAPAVAGVLLVLVGSFMLWRSLGELGLSGLIN; from the coding sequence ATGAAACGTGTTTTCCTTCTGCTGGTCCTGCTGGCCGGGACACTTTGCCCGGCGTCCCCCCTTCGGGCCCACAGCCGTGACATGCAGAACCTTGAGCGCCTGACCGAGTTGCGGCTCCGTCCGGATGGGGTGGACCTGAGAGTGGGACTCCAGTACCGTGAGTTCCCCGGACTGGCCGTGCGCGGCGCCATGGACTCGGATGCGGACGGTGTGATCAGCCCGCAGGAGCAGGGCCGCTACCTGGCCGCCCTGCGTGACAGCCTGCTGGGCAATGTTTCACTGAGCTTGAACGGTACAGCCCTGCGCCTGGAACCGTCCACAGAGCCGCAAGTGGAGTATTTCGGGCCGCCGCGGCGGTTGCCGCAGCATCTGGACCTGACTTTCGATTACTCGGCCGTCTGCAGCGTGCCCGCCGATTCCACGCACCCGTCGCTCCTCAGCCTGGAAAACCGCAACGACCGGCCCGAGCCGGGACGGGAAAGCTTTGTCCTGATCGCGGAGGAGGCGGTGCGGGTCGTCTGGACAAGCCTGGACTCGACAGCCAGCCCGGTGGGGCCGGAGAGCCTGCGCCGGGTGCGCCTGGGGTTCAGCCGGGTGGAGGGCGCCGCGCTGGAGCGTGGGACACAGGGAGCCAGCCCCTGGCGACTGGTCCTGGACCGCTGGACCGAGCGGGCTGCGGGGGGCACGGCCTCGTCCCCGCCTGTTGCAGCGGGACACAGTGAAGAAGAGGGCAAGCGGCAGGGTGCGTTCCAGAACAGAGTCAGCCGCTTTTTCGAGCAGGGGAGCGCGGGCGGCGCGGCGCTCTGGCTGCTCCTGCTGGCGGCCTTTGTCTACGGCGGGTTCCACGCCCTGGAGCCGGGCCACGCCAAGACCATCACCGCGGTCTACCTTCTGGGCAGCGGCCAGCGCTGGCCGCGGGCCCTTCTGCTGGCTCTCACAGTCACCCTGACCCACACCGGCGGGGTGTTCCTGCTGGCCCTGGTCACCAGCCTGGCCTGGGGCGGAGCTCCCGGCCCGGCGGTCCAGGCCGCGCTGGGCGGGATCTCGGGCGCGATTATCCTGGCCCTGGGCCTGCAACGTCTGCGCGCCGGAGCGGCCGGGCACACGCATCCGCACAGCCATCCTCACCCGCACGGACACGCGCATTCAGAGGCCGGAGAACACTCGCATGCACATGATGAGAAAGGCTCGAAACGGGGGGTGATCTGGCTGGGAGTGGCGGGAGGACTGGCGCCCTGTCCGGGAGCGCTCTGGATTTATTTCCTGGCCCTGGGTTTCGGCCGCCCGGCCCTGGCCGTGCTGCTGATCCTGGCGCTCAGCCTGGGTCTGGCCGCGGTGCTGGTGACGGTGGGCCTGGTCTCGCTCTACCTGGGCGACATTTTCGCAGCAGGGAAGGGCGCCGCACCGGCCTGGGTCACACGCTCGCGTTCACTTTCCGCTCTCTGGCGCGCCGGCGCGAAGGCTTTCCACGCCGCACCCGCAGTGGCCGGGGTGCTGCTGGTGCTGGTGGGCTCGTTCATGCTCTGGCGCAGCCTGGGCGAGCTGGGCCTGAGCGGACTTATCAACTGA
- a CDS encoding DUF429 domain-containing protein: MNNTLSLPCAAGLDLAGVEHRPSGAVLTCGLRIQDSHDLFTDDEIVAFLVASGIKVVGIDAPLCLPPGRASLEERNGCHYRPCDLALRQRGIRFFPITLGPMRALTMRGIRMKQELERRGLRCLETYPGASQDVWGVPRKGRGVESLRQGLIGLGIEGITERMSDHELDAVCCALSVALYLSGRSEVLGGAEEGGIIIPDGPLSRETSA; encoded by the coding sequence ATGAATAACACTCTCAGCCTCCCGTGCGCCGCAGGCCTCGATCTGGCCGGAGTGGAGCACCGTCCGAGCGGCGCGGTGCTCACCTGCGGCCTCCGTATACAAGACAGCCATGACCTGTTCACGGATGACGAAATTGTGGCTTTCCTCGTGGCCAGCGGTATAAAGGTGGTGGGTATCGACGCTCCGCTCTGTCTGCCGCCTGGTCGCGCCAGCCTGGAGGAGCGCAACGGATGCCACTACCGTCCCTGCGACCTGGCCCTCCGTCAGCGCGGGATACGCTTCTTCCCGATCACCCTCGGCCCGATGCGCGCCCTCACCATGCGCGGGATAAGGATGAAACAGGAGCTGGAGCGCCGTGGCCTGCGCTGCCTGGAAACCTACCCCGGCGCGAGCCAGGATGTCTGGGGCGTGCCGCGCAAGGGCCGGGGTGTCGAAAGCCTGCGCCAGGGGCTGATCGGGCTGGGGATCGAGGGGATCACGGAACGGATGAGCGACCACGAGCTGGATGCGGTCTGCTGCGCCCTGAGCGTGGCCCTGTACCTGAGCGGACGCAGTGAGGTGCTGGGCGGGGCCGAGGAGGGCGGGATAATAATCCCGGACGGACCGCTGTCACGGGAAACGTCGGCCTGA